A genomic window from Mesorhizobium sp. 131-2-1 includes:
- a CDS encoding ABC transporter ATP-binding protein translates to MSNLVEVRNLRIEARTDAGRLVEIIKGVSLDIADGEIVALIGESGSGKTTVALSLMGYARPGCRITGGEINVNGKNMAALSEKERARLRGTDIAYVPQSAAASFNPSSTIMEQVIEVTRIHRLMSPEQARQRAVELFRSLSLPDPEGIGARYPHQVSGGQLQRLSAAMALIGDPKLVIFDEPTTALDVTTQIDVLKAFKSVMRAGGIAGVYVSHDLAVVAQIADRIVVLKGGEVQETGTTEAILSAAKHPYTRELLAAFEPKPRQAHADADAGTKQLLRIDNVTAGYGAVRADGLPLIRAVDSVSLVVEKGRNLGVIGESGCGKSTLARVIAGIHPAAAGDIVFDGKELQRAARKRSQDQLREMQIVFQYADTALNPAKPVEDIISRPLAFYHRLDRQARSKRVDELLDMVRLPRTLRYRHPSELSGGQKQRVNFARALAADPKLIICDEITSALDTVVASAVIELLKELQRELGLSYIFISHDLSVVEAICDEIMVMYNGQRVEQITPDKLKAPAHPYSKLLFSSVPKLDPTWLDGLVRDPELVSQYGHR, encoded by the coding sequence ATGAGCAATCTCGTCGAGGTCAGGAACCTGCGGATCGAGGCGAGGACCGACGCCGGACGGCTTGTCGAGATCATCAAGGGCGTCAGCCTCGACATCGCCGACGGCGAGATCGTCGCCCTGATCGGCGAAAGCGGCTCCGGCAAGACCACGGTGGCGCTTTCGCTGATGGGCTATGCGCGCCCCGGCTGCCGGATCACCGGCGGCGAGATCAACGTGAACGGCAAGAACATGGCCGCCCTTTCCGAAAAGGAACGTGCCAGGTTGCGCGGCACCGACATTGCCTATGTTCCGCAAAGCGCCGCCGCCTCGTTCAACCCCTCCTCCACGATCATGGAGCAGGTCATCGAGGTCACGCGGATCCACAGACTGATGTCGCCGGAACAGGCGCGCCAGCGCGCGGTCGAGCTGTTCAGGTCCTTATCGCTGCCGGATCCGGAAGGGATCGGCGCCCGTTATCCGCACCAGGTCTCGGGCGGGCAATTGCAGCGTCTGTCGGCGGCCATGGCGCTCATCGGCGATCCCAAGCTGGTCATCTTCGACGAGCCGACGACAGCACTCGACGTGACGACGCAGATCGACGTGCTGAAGGCATTCAAGTCGGTCATGCGAGCGGGCGGAATAGCAGGCGTCTATGTCTCCCACGACCTCGCGGTCGTCGCCCAGATCGCCGACCGCATCGTGGTGCTGAAAGGCGGCGAAGTGCAGGAGACCGGCACTACGGAGGCAATCCTTTCGGCTGCCAAACATCCCTATACGCGCGAACTGCTTGCCGCCTTTGAGCCGAAGCCACGGCAAGCGCATGCAGACGCGGATGCCGGGACGAAGCAGCTGCTGCGCATCGACAATGTGACGGCCGGCTATGGGGCGGTGCGGGCCGACGGACTGCCTCTCATCCGCGCCGTCGATTCCGTCAGCCTGGTCGTCGAGAAGGGGCGCAATCTCGGTGTCATCGGCGAATCCGGCTGCGGAAAGTCGACGCTGGCGCGCGTTATCGCCGGCATCCATCCGGCGGCGGCCGGTGATATCGTATTCGACGGCAAGGAGCTGCAGCGCGCCGCCAGGAAACGCAGCCAAGATCAACTGCGCGAGATGCAGATCGTGTTCCAGTATGCCGATACCGCGCTAAACCCGGCCAAGCCGGTGGAAGACATCATCTCCCGTCCGCTGGCCTTCTATCATCGGCTCGACAGGCAGGCGCGCTCGAAGCGCGTCGACGAGTTGCTCGATATGGTGCGCCTGCCGAGAACGCTGCGCTACCGGCACCCATCGGAGCTCTCGGGCGGCCAGAAGCAGCGGGTGAACTTCGCACGCGCGCTGGCGGCTGACCCCAAGCTCATCATCTGCGACGAAATCACCTCGGCCCTCGACACGGTGGTGGCTTCCGCGGTGATCGAGCTGCTGAAGGAGCTGCAGCGCGAGCTGGGTCTGTCCTACATCTTCATCAGCCATGACCTCTCCGTGGTCGAGGCCATCTGCGACGAGATCATGGTCATGTACAACGGGCAGCGGGTGGAGCAGATCACGCCAGACAAGCTGAAGGCGCCCGCCCACCCCTATTCCAAGCTTCTTTTCTCCTCCGTGCCGAAGCTCGACCCGACCTGGCTCGACGGCCTCGTCCGCGATCCCGAGCTCGTCAGCCAGTACGGCCACCGCTGA
- a CDS encoding ABC transporter permease has protein sequence MTIARAPTSRRSFLGHSYNLVGVVAALVILAWTLVAILAPYIIPHPIGDIVDDDYFGPMRQGLWLGSDYLGRDMLSRVLMGARYTVGISLAAVSIACFSGVVLGMIAAVTGGWLDTCLSRFLDAMNSIPSKLFGLVVVAAVGSSIPVLILTLAVIYIPGAYRFARALAVNINTMDFITVARVRGESTIYLIGSEILPNIIRPVLADFGLRFVFIVLLLSGLSFLGLGLQPPLADWGALVRENIGGLPFAAPAVIVPSLAIASLTISVNLLIDNLPQKIRDRDA, from the coding sequence ATGACGATAGCGCGCGCGCCAACCTCCCGACGATCCTTCCTGGGCCACAGCTACAACCTCGTCGGCGTCGTGGCCGCGCTGGTCATCCTGGCGTGGACGCTCGTCGCGATCCTCGCGCCCTACATCATTCCCCATCCGATCGGCGACATCGTCGACGACGACTATTTCGGCCCGATGCGCCAGGGACTGTGGCTTGGCTCGGACTATCTGGGGCGCGATATGCTCTCGCGGGTTCTGATGGGCGCACGCTACACCGTCGGCATATCGCTCGCCGCCGTCTCCATCGCCTGTTTTTCGGGTGTCGTGCTGGGGATGATCGCGGCCGTCACCGGCGGCTGGCTCGACACTTGCCTCAGCCGCTTCCTGGATGCCATGAACTCCATCCCCAGCAAGCTGTTCGGCCTCGTGGTCGTCGCCGCGGTCGGCTCGTCGATACCGGTGCTGATCCTGACGCTCGCCGTTATCTATATTCCCGGCGCCTACCGTTTCGCGCGCGCACTCGCCGTCAACATCAACACCATGGACTTCATCACGGTCGCGCGTGTTCGCGGCGAGAGCACCATCTATCTCATCGGCTCCGAGATCCTGCCCAACATCATCCGCCCGGTGCTTGCAGACTTCGGCTTGCGCTTCGTCTTCATCGTCCTTCTGCTCTCCGGCCTGTCCTTCCTCGGGCTCGGCCTGCAGCCGCCGCTCGCCGACTGGGGCGCGCTGGTGCGCGAGAACATTGGCGGCCTGCCCTTCGCGGCTCCCGCCGTCATCGTGCCCTCACTGGCGATCGCCAGCCTCACCATCAGCGTCAACCTGCTGATCGACAACCTGCCGCAAAAGATCAGGGACCGGGACGCATGA
- a CDS encoding ABC transporter permease — MKSGVLNLVLKRLGIAAVTLLIVLFAVFFATSMLPGDTASILLGQAATPEAVAGLREAMHLNDPAILRFLRWLLGLLHGDLGTSYANEMPVAALIGGRLVNTMKLAGITTLLSVPLALTLGITAAMLRGSIYDRTVTIVSIGVISVPEFMVATLAVLLFAVYLKWLPALSSVNEAHSVTDLVRIYAMPVITLTFVISAQMIRMTRAAVIETLSTPYVEMALLKGASRGRMVLRHALPNALGPIVNAVALSLSYLVGGVIIVETIFNYPGVAKLMVDAVATRDLPLIQSCAMIFCLGYLFLITAADVVAIMSNPRLR; from the coding sequence ATGAAGTCTGGGGTTCTTAACCTCGTGCTGAAGCGGCTGGGGATCGCGGCTGTCACGCTTTTGATCGTGCTGTTCGCCGTGTTTTTCGCCACCAGCATGCTGCCTGGCGACACCGCATCGATCCTGCTCGGCCAGGCGGCGACCCCGGAAGCGGTCGCCGGCCTGCGCGAGGCCATGCATCTCAACGATCCGGCGATCCTGCGCTTCCTGCGCTGGCTTCTCGGTCTGCTCCACGGCGACCTCGGCACTTCCTATGCCAACGAGATGCCGGTGGCGGCGCTGATCGGCGGTCGCCTGGTCAACACCATGAAGCTCGCCGGCATCACCACGCTGCTCTCGGTGCCGCTGGCGCTGACGCTCGGCATCACCGCCGCCATGCTGCGAGGCTCCATCTACGACCGCACCGTCACCATCGTGTCGATCGGCGTCATCTCGGTGCCGGAATTCATGGTCGCGACCCTCGCGGTCCTGCTTTTCGCCGTTTATCTCAAGTGGCTGCCGGCATTGTCCTCGGTCAACGAGGCGCATTCGGTGACCGACCTTGTGCGCATCTATGCAATGCCGGTGATCACACTCACCTTCGTCATCTCCGCCCAGATGATCCGTATGACGCGCGCCGCGGTGATCGAAACGCTCTCCACGCCTTATGTTGAGATGGCGCTTCTGAAAGGCGCCTCGCGCGGCCGCATGGTGCTGAGGCACGCGCTCCCCAACGCGCTCGGGCCGATCGTCAATGCGGTCGCGCTGTCGCTGTCCTATCTGGTCGGCGGCGTCATCATCGTCGAGACGATCTTCAACTATCCCGGCGTCGCCAAGCTGATGGTCGATGCGGTCGCGACCCGCGACCTGCCGCTGATCCAGAGCTGCGCGATGATCTTCTGCCTCGGCTATCTCTTCCTCATCACCGCCGCCGATGTCGTCGCCATCATGTCCAACCCGAGGCTCAGATGA
- a CDS encoding ABC transporter substrate-binding protein yields MTDKITNWTRADDAMVENAIRRGASRRELLKMLLAGGAAVAAGSLVLGRASNAVAAEPVSGGNFKAAGWSSSTADTLDPAKASLSTDYVRCCSLYNRLTFLDKDGVTQMELAESFDSKDAKTWTVKLRKGVTFHDGKDLTADDVVFSLKRHLDKAVGSKVAKIAAQMTGFKAVDKSTVEITLADPNADLPTILALHHFMIVQDGTTDFSKGNGTGAFVLQTFEPGVRSVVTKNKNYWKSGKPYLDSFEFIAISDDSARVNALLSGDINFAASINPRAMKLIGGQQGFELSKTTSGNYTDLNIRLDMDPGSKADFVAGMKYLVNREQIVKSALRGLGEIGNDQPVSPANIFHNPDIKPKAFDPDKAKFHFQKAGLLGQSIPVIASDAATSSIDMAVIIQAAGADIGMKLDVQRVPADGYWDNYWLKAPIHFGNINPRPTPDILFSLLYASNAPWNESQYKSEKFDKMLIEARGSLDQAKRKEIYGQMQAMVSEEAGTIIPAYISNVDALSSKVKGLEANPLGGMMGYAMAEYLWLEA; encoded by the coding sequence ATGACCGACAAGATCACTAACTGGACGCGAGCAGACGATGCGATGGTCGAGAACGCCATCCGGCGCGGCGCGAGCCGCCGCGAACTCCTCAAGATGCTGCTTGCCGGCGGCGCCGCTGTTGCCGCGGGCAGCCTGGTGCTCGGCCGCGCCAGCAATGCCGTCGCCGCCGAGCCGGTTTCCGGCGGAAATTTCAAGGCGGCCGGCTGGTCGTCATCGACCGCAGACACGCTCGATCCGGCAAAGGCGTCGCTCTCCACCGACTATGTCCGCTGCTGCTCGCTCTACAACCGCCTGACTTTCCTCGACAAGGATGGCGTCACGCAGATGGAGCTGGCCGAGAGCTTCGACAGCAAGGACGCCAAGACCTGGACCGTCAAGCTGCGCAAGGGTGTCACCTTCCATGACGGCAAGGACCTCACCGCCGACGACGTCGTCTTCTCGCTGAAGCGCCATCTCGACAAAGCGGTCGGCTCCAAGGTCGCCAAGATCGCCGCGCAGATGACCGGCTTCAAGGCGGTCGACAAGTCGACCGTCGAAATCACGCTGGCCGACCCGAATGCCGACCTCCCGACCATCCTGGCGCTGCACCATTTCATGATCGTCCAGGACGGCACCACGGACTTCTCCAAGGGCAATGGAACCGGCGCCTTCGTGCTGCAAACGTTCGAACCGGGCGTGCGGTCGGTGGTGACCAAGAACAAGAACTACTGGAAGTCGGGCAAGCCCTATCTCGACTCCTTCGAGTTCATCGCCATCAGCGACGACAGCGCCCGCGTCAACGCCCTGCTCTCCGGCGACATCAATTTTGCCGCCTCGATCAATCCGCGCGCGATGAAGCTCATCGGCGGCCAGCAGGGCTTCGAACTGTCGAAGACGACCTCGGGCAACTACACGGACCTCAACATCCGGCTCGACATGGATCCGGGCAGCAAGGCCGACTTCGTGGCCGGCATGAAATATCTCGTCAACCGCGAACAGATCGTCAAATCGGCATTGCGCGGCCTTGGCGAGATCGGTAACGACCAGCCCGTCTCGCCGGCGAATATCTTCCACAATCCCGACATCAAGCCGAAGGCCTTCGACCCGGACAAGGCGAAGTTCCACTTCCAGAAGGCGGGCCTGCTCGGCCAGTCCATCCCGGTTATCGCCTCCGACGCCGCCACCTCGTCGATCGACATGGCGGTGATCATCCAGGCCGCCGGCGCGGATATCGGCATGAAGCTCGACGTCCAGCGCGTCCCGGCCGATGGCTACTGGGACAACTACTGGCTCAAGGCGCCGATCCATTTCGGCAACATCAATCCGCGCCCGACGCCGGACATCCTGTTCTCGCTCCTCTACGCTTCCAACGCGCCGTGGAACGAAAGCCAGTACAAGTCCGAGAAGTTCGACAAGATGCTCATCGAAGCGCGCGGCTCGCTCGATCAGGCCAAGCGCAAGGAGATCTATGGCCAGATGCAGGCTATGGTCTCCGAGGAGGCCGGCACCATCATCCCGGCCTACATTTCCAATGTGGACGCCCTCTCCAGCAAGGTGAAGGGTTTGGAAGCGAACCCGCTCGGTGGCATGATGGGCTACGCAATGGCGGAATATCTCTGGCTCGAAGCCTAG
- a CDS encoding HAD-IA family hydrolase: MTFDVVGTLIDFEGGITTCLAGIAADAGVSIDGEAALALYRQARYMPDAGLFPDDLVRVYMVIAPQLGLPAEEKYGIRLRDSASLWTGFSDSGAALAELAKSHKLIAMTNARRWALDHFEKQLGSPFFATFTADDTGTEKPDPAFFQKLFDFVASRGDSKDDILHVAQSQYHDIGISRALGLTNCWIERRHAQKGYGGTIEPERFTVPDHHFTSMASLAAAVRESLKERT, from the coding sequence ATGACCTTCGATGTCGTCGGCACACTGATCGACTTCGAAGGCGGCATCACGACCTGCCTGGCCGGCATCGCCGCCGACGCCGGCGTCTCGATCGATGGCGAAGCCGCGCTGGCCCTCTACCGGCAGGCCCGCTACATGCCCGATGCGGGCCTGTTTCCCGACGATCTGGTGCGCGTCTACATGGTCATCGCCCCGCAACTGGGCCTGCCGGCCGAGGAGAAATACGGGATCCGCCTGCGGGACTCCGCCAGCCTCTGGACAGGCTTTTCCGACAGCGGGGCGGCGCTGGCCGAGCTTGCGAAATCGCACAAGCTGATTGCCATGACCAATGCCCGGCGCTGGGCGCTCGACCATTTCGAGAAGCAGCTCGGATCGCCGTTCTTCGCCACCTTCACCGCCGACGATACCGGAACGGAGAAACCGGATCCGGCGTTCTTCCAGAAGCTCTTCGATTTCGTCGCCTCAAGGGGCGACAGCAAGGACGACATCCTGCACGTCGCGCAAAGCCAGTATCACGACATCGGCATATCCCGCGCGCTTGGCCTGACCAATTGCTGGATCGAGCGCCGGCACGCCCAGAAAGGCTATGGCGGCACGATCGAGCCGGAGCGCTTCACCGTGCCGGACCACCACTTCACCTCAATGGCCTCCCTGGCGGCGGCCGTGCGGGAAAGCCTGAAGGAACGAACCTGA
- a CDS encoding aspartate aminotransferase family protein — MLANSLIELDRAHLIHPVSSYRGHEALGVRVLKSAKGATVTDASGRQLLDGFAGLWCVNAGYGHDSIVEAAARQMRELPYATAYFDLGSEPAIRLASELAERAPGDLNHVYFTLGGSDAVDSTIRFVRYYWNARGEPRRDQFISIEQGYHGSSVVGAGLTALPAFHAGFGIPLEWQHKIPSPYPYRNPVGEDGNAITTASLAALKAKIEEIGPERVAAFYAEPIQGSGGVIVPPKGWIKAMRELCREYGVLFIADEVITGFGRTGPLFACTDEDIVPDFITTAKGLTSGYVPMGAVFMTDHVYDVIADGAGTSAVGHGYTYSAHPVSAAVALEVLKLYEGGLLENGIKAGARLMAGLAGLSDHPLVGDVRGRGMLAAIELVVDKENKTPLPASAMPARRVFDRAWDNGLIIRAFAQGVVGYAPPLCCTDGDIDAIVERTRLTLDQTLEDPDVRQALA; from the coding sequence ATGCTCGCCAATTCCCTGATCGAACTCGACCGCGCCCATCTCATCCATCCGGTCTCATCCTATCGCGGCCATGAGGCGCTTGGCGTGCGCGTCTTGAAGTCGGCGAAGGGAGCGACCGTGACCGATGCGTCCGGCCGACAGCTGCTCGACGGTTTCGCCGGGCTGTGGTGCGTCAATGCCGGCTACGGACACGACAGCATCGTCGAGGCTGCGGCCCGGCAGATGCGCGAGCTTCCCTACGCCACCGCCTATTTCGACCTCGGCTCGGAGCCGGCCATCCGGCTCGCTTCGGAACTGGCCGAGCGCGCGCCGGGGGATCTCAATCACGTCTACTTCACGCTGGGCGGGTCTGACGCGGTCGACAGCACGATCCGTTTCGTCCGTTACTACTGGAATGCGCGAGGTGAGCCGAGGCGCGACCAGTTCATCTCCATCGAGCAGGGCTATCACGGATCGTCAGTGGTTGGCGCGGGCTTGACCGCCCTGCCCGCCTTTCACGCCGGTTTCGGCATTCCCCTCGAATGGCAACACAAGATCCCCTCGCCCTATCCCTATCGCAACCCGGTAGGTGAGGACGGCAACGCGATCACCACCGCATCGCTCGCCGCGCTGAAGGCCAAGATCGAGGAGATCGGACCGGAGCGGGTCGCCGCCTTCTATGCCGAGCCGATCCAGGGCTCGGGCGGCGTCATCGTCCCGCCGAAGGGCTGGATCAAAGCGATGCGTGAACTCTGCCGGGAGTACGGCGTCCTGTTCATCGCCGACGAGGTGATCACCGGCTTCGGCCGCACCGGGCCCCTGTTCGCCTGCACGGACGAGGACATCGTCCCCGACTTCATAACGACCGCGAAGGGGTTGACCTCGGGCTATGTTCCGATGGGCGCCGTATTCATGACCGATCATGTCTACGACGTCATCGCCGATGGCGCGGGCACTTCTGCGGTCGGCCACGGCTACACCTATTCCGCCCATCCCGTCAGCGCCGCAGTCGCGCTCGAGGTGCTGAAACTTTATGAAGGCGGCCTTCTGGAGAATGGCATCAAGGCCGGGGCCCGGCTGATGGCGGGACTGGCGGGCCTGAGCGACCACCCGCTCGTCGGCGACGTGCGCGGTCGAGGAATGCTCGCCGCGATCGAACTGGTGGTCGACAAGGAGAACAAGACACCGCTTCCAGCATCGGCCATGCCGGCGCGGCGTGTCTTCGACAGGGCGTGGGACAATGGCCTGATCATCCGTGCCTTTGCGCAAGGGGTTGTCGGCTATGCACCCCCGCTCTGCTGCACCGACGGCGACATCGATGCGATCGTCGAGCGCACGCGGCTCACGCTCGACCAGACGCTGGAAGATCCCGATGTCCGCCAGGCCCTGGCATGA
- a CDS encoding GNAT family N-acetyltransferase, protein MQQGEIEIQDFGQDHIEGAVALSRQENWPHRAQDWQMALQLSRGAVALDDQGRVTGTILVTPYGADCAMINMVIVDRNVRGKGLGRRLMDEAIALAGDRPLRLVATADGMPLYEKLGFVPSATILQHQGTVAALDVPEGVEAAGAGDLAEIKVLDRDAYGADREALIDALAERGQFAVIRRNGAIEAYAAIRPFGRGEVIGPVIAGSARAAKDLISFFAAPRARAFLRVDTDSRTGIAGWLEEIGLAHVGGGVAMDRPPKPAAEQARPKVYALANQALG, encoded by the coding sequence ATGCAGCAGGGCGAGATCGAAATTCAGGACTTCGGGCAAGACCATATCGAGGGAGCGGTGGCGCTTTCTCGCCAGGAGAATTGGCCGCATCGCGCGCAGGACTGGCAGATGGCGCTGCAGCTCTCGCGCGGCGCGGTGGCGCTCGACGACCAGGGCCGTGTCACCGGAACCATCCTGGTGACGCCCTACGGTGCGGATTGCGCCATGATCAACATGGTGATCGTCGACAGGAACGTGCGGGGCAAAGGGCTCGGGCGTCGGCTCATGGATGAGGCGATCGCCCTTGCCGGCGACCGCCCATTGCGGCTCGTCGCGACGGCTGACGGCATGCCTCTCTATGAGAAGCTTGGCTTCGTGCCGTCCGCCACGATCCTGCAGCATCAGGGCACGGTTGCAGCGCTCGACGTGCCCGAGGGCGTGGAGGCAGCAGGTGCCGGCGATCTGGCAGAGATCAAGGTGCTGGACCGCGACGCCTATGGAGCCGACCGTGAAGCCCTGATCGATGCGCTGGCCGAGCGCGGCCAATTCGCAGTCATCCGCCGCAACGGCGCCATTGAGGCCTATGCCGCGATCCGCCCGTTCGGACGCGGCGAGGTGATCGGGCCGGTCATCGCGGGAAGCGCCAGGGCAGCCAAAGACCTGATCAGCTTCTTCGCCGCGCCGCGTGCCCGCGCCTTCCTGCGCGTGGATACCGACAGCAGGACCGGCATTGCCGGCTGGCTCGAAGAAATCGGTCTTGCCCATGTCGGTGGCGGCGTGGCCATGGACCGTCCACCCAAGCCGGCTGCGGAACAGGCCAGGCCAAAAGTTTACGCCCTCGCCAACCAAGCGCTCGGCTAG
- a CDS encoding haloacid dehalogenase type II, whose translation MASFRPKYITFDCYGTLTNFQMAEAARDLYGSRLDEPRMQEFIRNFAAYRLDEILGDWKPYAEVIHNALERACKRNGVAFGADDARMVYERVPTWGPHADVPAGLAKVAKEVPLVILSNAMNAQIMSNVEKLGAPFHAVYTAEQAQAYKPRFKAFEYMFDMLGCGPQDILHCSSSFRYDLMSAHDLGMKNKVWVNRRHEPANPYYGYVEISDISGLPGVVGL comes from the coding sequence ATGGCTTCCTTCAGGCCCAAATACATCACCTTCGACTGCTACGGCACGTTGACCAATTTCCAGATGGCGGAAGCGGCGCGCGACCTCTACGGCAGCCGGCTCGACGAGCCGCGCATGCAGGAGTTCATCAGGAACTTCGCGGCCTATCGGCTCGACGAAATCCTGGGCGACTGGAAGCCCTATGCCGAGGTCATCCACAACGCGCTCGAGCGCGCCTGCAAGCGCAACGGTGTCGCCTTCGGCGCCGACGATGCCAGGATGGTGTATGAACGTGTCCCGACCTGGGGACCCCACGCCGACGTTCCGGCCGGCCTGGCGAAGGTGGCCAAGGAGGTCCCGCTGGTCATCCTGTCCAACGCCATGAACGCGCAGATCATGTCCAATGTCGAGAAGCTCGGCGCGCCGTTCCATGCCGTCTACACGGCCGAGCAGGCACAGGCCTACAAGCCCCGCTTCAAGGCCTTCGAATACATGTTCGATATGCTGGGCTGCGGTCCGCAGGACATCCTTCACTGCTCGTCGTCGTTCCGCTACGACCTGATGTCGGCCCACGATCTCGGCATGAAGAACAAGGTGTGGGTCAATCGCCGCCACGAGCCGGCCAACCCGTACTACGGCTATGTCGAGATATCAGACATTTCGGGTCTACCGGGCGTGGTCGGTCTCTGA
- a CDS encoding NAD(P)/FAD-dependent oxidoreductase has protein sequence MKLVSYWHDTAPVFSGGAQGPVEGHYDAAIIGGGFTGLAAARQLAKAGAKVVVLEAERVGWGASGRNGGHLNNGLAHSYLSAKAELGKERAIALYRALDDSVDTIEALVAEEGIDCNFRRAGKLKLASKPQHFEAIARNFEALHAEVDPDTALLSATDLKSEIGSPFYGAMLSKKSAMMHMGRYVAGLATAAARHGAAIYENAAVTERKQAGGRHELTTARGRISADNVLVATGAYTTPNFSYFRRRIISVGSFIVATRPLSDAEIAATMPGNRTCVTSMNIGNYFRLSPDRRLIFGGRARFSATSDQRSDARSGQILQAGLAAIFPLLAKVEIDYCWGGLVDMTKDRFPRAGYHDGVWYAMGYSGHGAQLSTHLGMILADAMLGREDRNPMKGLEWPSIPGYSGKPWFLPMVGLYYKALDRIQ, from the coding sequence ATGAAGTTGGTCTCCTACTGGCACGACACGGCTCCGGTCTTTTCCGGCGGGGCGCAAGGCCCGGTCGAGGGGCACTACGATGCCGCCATCATCGGCGGCGGCTTCACCGGTCTCGCCGCTGCGCGACAACTGGCGAAGGCCGGCGCGAAGGTGGTCGTGCTGGAGGCGGAGCGGGTTGGCTGGGGCGCATCCGGTCGCAATGGCGGACACCTGAACAACGGCCTCGCCCATAGCTATCTTTCGGCCAAGGCGGAGCTCGGCAAGGAACGGGCAATCGCGCTCTATCGGGCGCTGGACGACTCCGTCGACACCATCGAGGCGCTGGTCGCCGAGGAGGGCATCGACTGCAACTTCCGCCGCGCCGGCAAACTGAAGCTTGCGTCCAAGCCGCAGCATTTCGAGGCGATCGCCCGCAACTTTGAGGCCCTCCATGCGGAGGTCGATCCGGACACGGCATTGCTGTCGGCGACCGATCTCAAGTCCGAGATCGGCTCGCCCTTCTATGGCGCGATGCTGTCGAAGAAGAGCGCCATGATGCATATGGGCCGCTATGTAGCAGGCTTGGCCACGGCCGCCGCCCGCCATGGTGCTGCCATCTACGAAAACGCGGCAGTGACCGAACGCAAGCAGGCCGGTGGCAGGCACGAACTGACCACCGCACGCGGCCGGATCAGCGCCGACAATGTGCTGGTGGCGACCGGCGCCTATACGACGCCGAATTTCAGTTACTTCCGTCGCAGGATCATCTCCGTTGGCAGCTTCATCGTCGCCACGCGGCCGTTGAGCGACGCCGAGATCGCCGCGACCATGCCCGGCAACCGGACGTGCGTGACCTCAATGAACATCGGCAACTACTTCCGGCTTTCGCCGGACAGGCGCCTGATCTTCGGCGGCCGCGCGCGCTTCTCGGCGACTTCGGACCAGCGCTCCGACGCCAGGAGCGGACAGATATTGCAGGCCGGCCTCGCGGCGATCTTCCCGCTGCTCGCCAAGGTCGAGATCGACTATTGCTGGGGTGGGCTGGTCGACATGACCAAGGACCGTTTTCCGCGAGCTGGCTACCATGACGGCGTCTGGTACGCGATGGGCTACTCGGGCCACGGCGCACAGCTTTCCACCCATCTCGGGATGATCCTGGCCGATGCCATGCTCGGCCGCGAGGACCGCAATCCGATGAAGGGGCTCGAGTGGCCCTCCATTCCCGGCTATTCCGGCAAGCCCTGGTTCCTGCCGATGGTCGGCCTCTACTACAAGGCGCTCGACCGGATTCAGTGA